A region from the Hylaeus volcanicus isolate JK05 chromosome 6, UHH_iyHylVolc1.0_haploid, whole genome shotgun sequence genome encodes:
- the LOC128878669 gene encoding putative sodium-dependent multivitamin transporter, with protein MDAQTKGNSASTLQWPDYLVIGVMLSISSGIGLYYRFTGGRQRTAEEYFSANRSMGAIPLSIALTVSFMSAITLLGISAETYSHGTQFTLLYLGGFIGTPIIIYFYLPVFSELKIISVYEYLEKRFGVKARLLTSLTNFLQLILYTAVVLFAPSLALEATTGLSGDMSVLLIGLICTFYSTVGGIKAVLITDVFQGILMFAALASVLGVASSVLDGGLSNVWSIAQKGGRIDFFDFRFDPTIRHTWWCMLIGGTTLFLSLYAVNQVQVQRLLAAKSTKAAQNALILSGPITLSLGSLTAFSGLVLYAIYKDCDPFKSGQISSFDKIVPFFAANKMSRFPGTAGLFIAGVFSASLSTISAALNSLAAVELEDYVKPVCNKLGVHIPDERATLIGKVLVVANGFVCLALAYLCKAIENMVEAAVGITGAIAGPLLGIFTLGMFFESANETGAIVGTITALIICFWSMIGKYGLKAPNLPLSIAGCDRNILLANYGKLPTFTDTTPKFYLYRISYMWYSPMGLFITLVVGYLTSLAAKRIFHKNAREPDPNLFVPLLASRIRRRRLNADKTTNSQMFVLESRK; from the exons ATGGAC GCGCAGACCAAGGGTAACAGCGCATCGACGCTCCAATGGCCGGATTATCTTGTCATCGGTGTAATGCTGTCGATCTCGTCCGGCATTGGGCTTTACTACCGATTCACCGGCGGCAGACAACGAACAGCCGAG GAATACTTCTCCGCCAATCGATCGATGGGCGCCATTCCTCTGTCGATCGCTCTGACGGTCTCTTTCATGTCGGCGATCACCCTGCTCGGAATCAGCGCCGAAACTTACTCCCACGGCACGCAATTCACCCTGTTATACTTAGGCGGTTTCATTGGTACACCGATCATCATATATTTCTACCTTCCAGTCTTCTCCGAGCTGAAGATCATAAGCGTCTACGAG TACCTGGAGAAACGATTCGGAGTTAAAGCACGATTGTTGACGAGCCTCACCAACTTCCTGCAATTGATACTGTATACCGCAGTAGTACTCTTCGCGCCTTCATTGGCCCTAGAGGCAACGACTGGTCTGTCGGGCGACATGAGCGTCCTGCTGATCGGTCTGATCTGTACCTTCTACTCGACCGTAGGTGGTATCAAGGCTGTGTTGATCACGGATGTGTTTCAAGGAATACTGATGTTCGCTGCACTTGCTAGCGTTCTCGGGGTTGCGAGTAGCGTCCTCGACGGAGGCTTGTCCAACGTGTGGAGTATCGCTCAGAAGGGCGGACGAATCGATTTCTTCGA TTTCAGATTCGATCCTACGATACGACACACGTGGTGGTGTATGCTGATCGGAGGGACGACCCTATTCTTGTCCCTCTACGCCGTGAACCAGGTTCAGGTGCAGCGTTTACTCGCCGCAAA GAGCACGAAGGCGGCGCAAAACGCGCTTATACTGAGCGGTCCGATCACTTTGTCGCTGGGAAGTCTGACAGCGTTCTCTGGCCTGGTACTCTACGCCATTTACAAGGACTGTGATCCATTCAAGTCCGGTCAGATCTCATCCTTCGACAAAATAGTGCCCTTCTTCGCGGCCAATAAGATGTCACGATTCCCAGGCACGGCTGGTCTCTTTATCGCGGGTGTCTTTAGCGCAAGCCTCAGCACCATATCCGCCGCGTTGAATTCCCTAGCCGCAGTAGAGTTGGAGGATTACGTGAAACCCGTGTGCAACAAGCTTGGCGTGCACATCCCCGATGAAAGAGCAACGCTGATCGGCAAAGTGCTCGTCGTGGCAAACGGTTTCGTTTGCTTGGCTCTGGCCTACTTGTGCAAAGCGATAGAAAACATGGTTGAAGCAGCAGTTGGAATCACTGGGGCGATTGCCGGGCCTCTCCTTGGCATCTTCACACTGGGGATGTTCTTCGAAAGCGCGAACGAGACGGGAGCCATTGTGGGAACGATTACCGCGTTGATAATTTGCTTTTGGTCGATGATTGGAAAGTATGGCTTAAAGGCACCGAATCTTCCGCTGTCCATTGCTGGCTGCGACAGAAATATCCTTCTGGCTAATTACGGCAAACTTCCAACGTTCACCGA TACCACTCCGAAGTTTTACCTGTACCGCATTTCATACATGTGGTACAGCCCCATGGGGTTGTTCATCACGTTGGTTGTCGGATATTTAACGAGCTTGGCTGCGAAGAGGATATTCCACAAGAACGCGCGTGAACCGGATCCCAATTTGTTCGTCCCTCTCCTGGCATCCAGAATCAGACGTCGACGACTAAACGCAGACAAGACCACGAACAGTCAAATGTTCGTTTTGGAGTCCAGAAAATGA